Within Bacillus sp. E(2018), the genomic segment ATCCCGGGTGAGTGTTTTTTCTCCAATTACCTCACTAAGCATTCCTGACGCTTGTCTTCTGCTTAAATCCATTTGAAACATCCTGTCTTGAGCCGTTATATAACCTTGAGCCATAAATAAATCTTTCATTGATTCCGATTCAATATGGGGAACCCCATCCTTATCTCTGTAAACATCTACCGGTGCTTGAAGTCCGACTAAAGCAATAGCACCGTTAATGACAGGCTTACTTTTTTGAAGCAAAAAATAAGCAGTACCTGCTGCAGCTGCTAAAACCACAACGATAGCAATTCCGATAATCAATAAACTTTTTTTCCAAGATAATCGTTTGACAGACTTTTTTTTCTGAAGAGTACTCTCCACCTATAGACCCCCTGCTACTACAATCTTCCTAATTACATTCTATAATATGACGGATTTCCCCTGTAAAAAATTGATAAAAGTAAATGCATTGGAAAACCTCCATACTTTTCGCCTAATTTCACTAAATAAAGACAGGATTTTCAGAGAAATGTCGAATATCTCAACAAGAAGCCTATGACATAAATGATAAGGAGAAAGAAGATGGCTAAAATTGTAGTGGATTTTCAACTTAGTCATGGTGAGGAAAAAATTACAGAAGGAAACATCGTGATTGTAAATATCTATCCCAGCAAAGCCAATCTCCACGAACAAGTAAAAAAACTGATCGCTGACCAATTCAACTGCTCTGCTGCAGTCATCTCTATTAAACAAATAAAAATGAACGCATAAAAAGCTAAAAAAAAGAGGTGCTTCTCTAAAGGAAGCACCTCTATATGTATAGGGGACTTTATTATCTCACCATTTTTCAGATCACGTAAGTTCCATTAGACGTATAACCCTTGACCTATGTTCGACCCTTTAATCGGTAAATTAGCCGGTGGTTGGACATGTTATCTAGCTTTCGTCATGCTAAAAATACGTTTTAATGATGCTTTCAATCTCATCATCCTTCATTCGACCTGCAATCCCCGGAGTTTGGACAAAATATTTTACCGCTTCACCGCAAGATAGACCTATCTGACTAAGTCCCTTTGCAATTGTAATGAGATACGTTGCTGGTGGTGGATTCAAATCCTGCTCATGCATATCAAGGTTGCAAGTAAATGTAACCATCGGATATCCTTGATCCTCACCTAAATAGACCATGCGGCTATACCATCCTTGACCAAAGTGAATATATCCTTTTTCGATGACTTCCTCTAGGTCAGCCTCTATCTCATCACAGCTATTTTCTTGTGCTGTAACATCTAAAAATTGCTCAACAGTGACCAAGTATTTTCTGCCATACGTCTCATATGCTTCATTTCTTTCGTGTCCAATAAAAGCCACTCCGCCTTCTCCCCATTTCGTTCGCTCTCTTGCAAAATAAAGTGGATATGGCAAAACAGCTTTACCGTTTTTCAGTGGCATTGCTGGATTTCTACAACCTCTCTCTCGTTGAGTAGAACCTTCTGGCTGATCACCAAGAATGTAACACAAAAAACGATGCTCCATTAAATTCGATCCATAACTTACATACCAAACATAAGATGTGTCCAACGATAATCCTCCTTAAAATTTTCCTTGAATAATAGTCATGAAAAATATCATTTCTTTATACATTGATATACACAAGGGGGATGAAAAGAATGAAAAAAAAATGCTTACTCTTCGTATTGTGGCTTTTTATATTTCTTTTCGCGATGTTCCTGGCAACACCTGTTATCTAGATCATTTTTCATTATATTTTTATAGGTCTTTTGGTCTAACCACACAAAAATGATAAACGAGGACAATTTATCCTTCAAAATAATATTGGTAAAATAATCCTATTGACCTAAATAAAGTGATTAGAAATAGTCTTTCCGATTCTTGTTTCATTTCATAAATCGGGATAAAATGGTAATCATACAATACTTTTCCTTCTCTAGTTCTGTACGAGTCTTACTCCTAATTTGTAAGGAGGGATGGGGATGACAGTATTTGAAGCGATGTCACTCATGATTGGTTTTTCAATGCTTGTTCTTACCATAATCCGCTCCAAAGATGATTCATAAAGACAGAGAGTTTTGTTTCTTATTCATTCTGCCATGCAGATGCATGGCTTATTTTTTCGGATAAATTTATCTAAAAACTAGAAATACCCTATCTATGAATTGTAAAACAAAAACCTTGCTGGAGAAACTTCTCCAAGCAAGGTTTTTAGTTTTAGCTGTTCTTTTACCTTTTAATCTAAGCTTTTTTAACTACAATCTGTCCTTCTGCAACATTTACTGTTAACTTTTCAATATTTTCATCATCTAAGAGAACATCTGCAATTTTATCTTCGATGTGCTCTTGAATGATTCGACGAAGTGGTCTTGCTCCGAATGCTGGGTGATAGCCTAGTTTAGCAAGTTTCTGTTTTGCAGCAGAAGTCACTGTGATTGAAATATTTTGATCTTGAAGTTGATCCGCAAGTTCTTGCAGCATCAAATCTACAATCTTCACAAGGTGCTCTTCTTTTAGAGACTGGAATTGAACAATGCTATCAAAACGGTTTAGAAATTCTGGTTTGAAATATCCGCCTAAAGAGTCTAAAATCTGCGTCTCTTTTTCAACCTCTTCTGTATTAAACCCTAGTTTCTTTGTTTGTTTTACAGCTGAACCCGCATTACTTGTCATGATGATCACAGTGTCTTTAAAGCTTACTGTACGTCCTTGGCTGTCAGTCAGTCTGCCATCTTCCATGATTTGAAGAAACATGTGCTGAACATCTGGATGAGCTTTTTCAATCTCATCGAGCAGTAGTATGCTGTACGGCTTACGGCGGATTTGTTCTGTAAGTTGTCCAGCCTCTTCATGTCCTACATACCCTGGAGGTGATCCGATCAACTTGGATACGGCATGCTTTTCCATATACTCACTCATGTCTAGACGAATCATGCTTTCTTCATCACCGAAGAGTTCTTTCGCTAATGTTTTGGTTAATTCTGTTTTACCTACACCTGTTGGTCCAACGAATAAGAAGGAACCGATAGGACGCTTTTTCGTTTTTAATCCTGCACGGCTTCTGCGGATCGCTTTTGCTACCTTTTCCACCGCTTCATTTTGTCCGATTACTTGAGCTGAAAGTTTTGAAGCGAGCTCTTTCATCTTAGACTGTTCATCACTTTGCAGTTTACGAACTGGAATTCCTGTTTTCTGTTCTACGATATGTTGAATATCTTCTACTTGTACAATCGCTGCCTTTTTATCTTCTTCTTGTGTTTTAAGTTTCTCATCAAGTACTAGCTCTTCTTGTCGAAGCTTAGCAGCAAGTTCATAGTTTTCATCTGCAGCAGCTTTCTCTTTTTCTTTAACGAGTTCTTCTAATCGCTCTTCAATCGAAGATTTCTCAATCGTAATATGCTGAAGGTTACTCTTTGAACCTGCTTCATCCATAAGATCGATCGCTTTATCAGGTAAGAATCGGTCTTGAATATATCGGTGTGATAACGTAACACAAGCTTTTAGAGCTTCTTCTGTAAATTTAACTTGATGATAGTCTTCATAACGTGAAGCAAGTCCCTTAAGGATCTCAAACGCTTCATCCGTCGTTGGTTCGTTGACTATAACAGGCTGGAAGCGTCGCTCAAGCGCTGCATCTTTTTCGATCTGGCGATATTCTTTAAGTGTGGTAGCACCAACCATTTGAAGTTCACCACGAGCTAGTGCTGGCTTTAAAATGTTTCCTGCATCCATTGAACCTTCAGCAGAACCAGCTCCTACGATCTGATGGACCTCATCTACAAAAAGAATAACGTTCTTCCGTTTTTGAAGTTCTGCAATCAGTTGTTTCATTCTTTCTTCAAACTGCCCTCTAACGCCAGTGTCTGCAACGAGTGAAGCAACATCTAACAAATAGACTTCTTTATTCAAAAGTTTTGCTGGAACATTGCCTTCTACGATCTTAGTAGCTAAGCCTTCAGCAATTGCAGTTTTCCCTACACCTGGTTCACCGATCAATACCGGGTTATTTTTTGTACGACGATTTAAGATTTCAATAACACGACGTACTTCCTGATCACGTCCGATAACAGGATCAATGATTCCTGCTTTTGCAGCATCTGTTAAGTTTCGGCCAAATTTATCTAAGAAGCCTCCGCCGCCACGTTTTCCTTTTTGTGTTTGTTGATGATGTTGATCGTTAGCTTGGTCTGCAAAAGCTTGACCATTCATCATTTGTTGAAAAATATCATCGAAAGAAGAAAAATTCATGTTCATTCCTCCCCCAGTGGTCATTTCTTGTTTTACTTTATGGTAACAATTAGAGCAGAGCACAAATTGTTTCTTTTCTTTATTCATAGAGATACTCATTTGAATCGTAGCAGGATTAACTTCACATTGTTCACAACGCATACTTGTAACCCCCTATAAGATTTTTTAGTATAAATTATTTGCGATTATAACGGTATGCCATTCGCTTCGCAACTTATCTGATTAAGGTGTAACGATTTTCAATCTGACCGGTCAAAAGTTTGACTTTGACTTTCTTTGACCTTTCACCTTTAATCATATTATACTTTGACCTTTTTTGACTTTCAAGTATTTTGTTTGATTGTTAGAAATAACAAAAAGAGATGAGCTCTTAACTCATCTCTTCCCCAAATTAGTTCCAATTAAAAGTGATTTTTTGTCTGTAATCTTCTGTTTCTCCGGTTGGCGTCAACCATACTTCAAGGGTGTATGATCCCGGCTCAAGATTATTCACTAAAATGTCCTGTTTAAAAACATCCGCTTGTTTCAGTTTTAATGAAGAAAGAACCTGCATGAACATATGGTTTTTCGAGTATTGATAAACAACTTTCCCATTTTTATCTTTGATCACATAATCAAATTTTTGACTAGACGAAAATTGAAAAACCTTCTCTTTTTCTGTTTGATTTTTTAATTCATATCGAAAAAGAATACCTTTTGCATTCTGCTGTTCTTGAACATTGATCGTACTTTCAATACTTCCTGCAACGATACCATTCTGACCATCTTGTCCAGATCGCTCTTCTTTGCCATCCTTAGGACTTTGTTTTTTCTCATCTTTTTTACCATCACCTATCACTGGTTGCTCTCTCCCCTCGGATTGGTTTTGGCTGTCATTGTTTCCACAGCCAGTAATGACTATCGAAATACATAATATGATCAGTATAACATGCCAGTTATTTATTCTACCTTTTATCATCGTTATTCACCTCACTTGTTAGTTTGGGCATATATACGCAATTTCATGTTTAAAAAGGATTTTTCGCTTCCTTCATGTAAAATAGAGATTAAATCATACGTAAAAGGAGTGTGTTTCTTTGGAATTGACAAAGTCAGATCTTTTGCTTGAAATGCAGAAAATAACTTCTGAAAAACGTGCCACACAAAATGAGACGATCCTCTGGCAGCATAGCCATGATGAATCTTATCACCACCCTGTTTCTCCTGATGTAGTTGTATACCCGATATCATCAGATGAAATTTCTTCTATACTAAAATTCGCAAATGAAAACAAAATTCCTGTCGTGCCTTATGGAGCCGGTTCTAGTCTTGAAGGCCACTGTATACCCATAAAGGGCGGCATCACCCTAAACTTTCAAGAAATGAATGAAGTGCTGGAAATTCGTCCAGATGATTTTTTAGTGAAAGTACAGCCTGGCGTTACACGTACTCAGCTAAATCTAGCGTTAAAAAAATTCGGATTGTTCTTTCCCGTAGACCCTGGAGCTGATGCTACGATCGGTGGGATGGCAGCTACGAATGCAAGTGGAACAACAAGCGTAAAATATGGAATCATGCGAGACCAAGTCAGAAATCTTCAAGTAGTACTAGCTGATGGACAAGTCATCCAAACTGGTGGAATGGCTGCTAAATCTTCAGCCGGCTATCACTTGACCTCCATGTTTGTAGGCTCAGAAGGTACTTTAGGGGTTTTTACTGAGATAACATTAAAAGTATACGGCATTCCTGAATCCGTTCTTGCAGCAAGATGTACTTTTCCATCTGTTCAAACGGCAGTTGAAGCAGCAAGTGCGGTTCTTGGCTCTGGTACGGAAATCGCAAGAATGGAGTTAGTCGATGAACGTTCGATCGTACAAGTAAACCACAATAGTGATACTTCGTATACGGAAGCTCCTACCTTATTTTTAGAGTTTCAAGGAAATCCAGCTAGTGTTACATATGAAGCTTCACTCACTAAGGAGTTGCTTGAGAGCTTTGGTGGTTTGGAGTGGACAGAGGAACGTGATTCTAAGGCTCGCGCTAAACTTTGGGAAGCAAGACACCATCTAGCTTATGCATTTAAACATGGCTATCCAGGAAAATCCATGATGTTCACGGATGTTTGTCTTCCACTCTCCGAATTATCTGGAGCAATCGTTCACGCCAGAGAAACGATGGATGAGGTAGGAGTACCGGGCGCAGTGCTCGGTCATGTAGGTGATGGTAATTTTCATGCCATCTTAATGTATGATGGCTCAATTTTGGAAGAGCGCGAAAAAGCAGATACGGTCAACGCTCGCATAGTAGATCATGCTCTTCAAAAAGGCGGCACGTGTACAGGAGAGCATGGGATCGGAATCGGAAAAGCAAAATATTTGGCTAAGGAACATGCTGATACTCTTCCCATCATGTTAGCTATAAAAAAACAATTGGATCCAAACGACATTTTAAACCCTGGTAAGATCATAATATAGAAATGAAACGTTAGGCTTGTATGATTCGTATTAGAGTTATAACAAACCAAGGAGGCGTTATTTCATGATCGTCGTTACAACTGAGAACATAAAAGGCTATGAGGTGAAGGAAGTAAAAGGATCTGCTTTTGGAGTCGTTGTACGTGCTCGTGGAATCGGCGGCGACATCATGGCGGGATTGAGAGGCATCATGGGTGGAGAAATCAAAGAGTATACAAGCATGCTTGAAGATGCCCGAAAGCAAGCTGTTGATCGAATGGTTAAGAATGCTACTGAAATGGGTGGCAACGCAATCATCATGATGCGCTTTGATTCTGGAGAGATGGGCAATAACATGAGCGAAATCGTCGCTTATGGAACTGTTGTCGTTATTGAAAAACAATGAACATTATAAGCATCCTTATCGGCTGGCAGGTTTTGTCTGTTCTCTTTCTGTTTATATTAGGCATTATCTCCTGGATGTATTTTGATAAGCGATACAAAAAAAGTGAAACAAAAGTTCCCTCAGGCTATATTTGGACAGATGAAATATCAATTGACCCTACTTCCGGAAAAAGGGAACGCGTTTATTATAATCCGGATACAGGCGATCGATTTTATAAAGAAGAATAATGATAAAAGCTTGTCTATTTGGGGATTTCCCTTAATAGACAAGCTTTTTTTAGCTGGTGGTGTTTTATCTTTTGTTGCGTTTTAAAGGTTTTGTGCTCAATCCACGAGATTTATGCTCGGTCACAGGACTTTATCATCTGTCACCAACAAGAAAGCCACCCCTTTCAACTGGGCAGCTTTTATTTATTTTTCATCTTTACACTTTAAATTTATTGATCGCTTCATTCATCTCTTCTGCTAGCTGTGAAAGCGCGTTCGATGAAGATGAGATCTCCTCCATGCTTGCTAGCTGTTCTTCTGCAGAAGCCGAAACTTCTTGTGTTGAAGAAGCGGCTGTTTCTGCCATCGATGAGATTACGTCGATTGAGCCAACAACATGTTCGGTGCTAGCTGTCATCTGCTCTGTGGCAGCCGAGATATCGCTCACTTGCCCAGAAACCTCTGCAACGGTATCGTACAGACTTTTGAACGCTTCTCCAGATTGATAGACGAGTTCTCTACCGTCATTTACTTCTATCGCACCGTTCTTCATTGCATCAACAGCTTTTTCAGTTAATTCCTGTATGCTACTAATCAGTTGGCCGATCTGGGATGCAGAGGCTGATGATTGCTCTGCTAATTTTCGTACTTCATCAGCAACTACTGCAAAGCCTCTGCCTTGTTCTCCTGCACGTGCTGCTTCGATTGCTGCATTCAGTGCTAAAAGATTTGTCTGACCGGCAATATCCGTAATCACATCAACAATATTCGTTATTTCTTGAGACTGCTCACCGAGATCCTTAACGACTTGAGAAGTGCTGTCCATAGAAGTGTGAATCGCATCCATCTGGCTCATCGTCTTTTGTATCGTATCATTTCCGCCTTCTGCTACCTGCATAGAACGAGCTGATGCTTCAGACATGTTCTGCATACTTACAGCGATCTGTTGAATGCCAGCAGAAAGCTGGTTCATGGCTTCTACGATATCATCTACCGTACGCACTTGTTCTTGAGATCCTCCTGCCACCTCACCTATCGTTGTTGCGATCTGTTCTGTGGCCATACTCGTTTGTTCCGCTGAAGCGGTTAATTCTTCAGAAGATGCTGCCACTTGTTCAGCAGTAGCTCTGACTTGTCTGATTAAGGCGGCAAGGTTTGTACCCATATGGTTGATGCCATCAGCTAGCATACCAATCTCATCTTTATTTTTTACAGAGATCGGATCCATCGTCAGATCACCATCCGCGATGTCATTTAGCATGTTGGACATTCTCACTACAGGTCTAGAGATCATAAGCGAGATCGTGTAACCGATTACAAGTGCAGCCACAACAATAACAATCCCTAAAATTGTGATGAGAGAGACCACGAACTTCTCTTCATCCGCAACGACTACCCTGCCCTCAGCCATTAGGTTTGCTTGCCTTTTGCCCATCTCTTCTGTTACGGCACGCATGTCTCTCCCTAATGGAAAAAGAGTGCTTTTCGCATATTCATTTGCTGCTTCCATGTTACTCATTGAGTTTTGAAGCACGCGGTCTGATTCTGTTTTGTAATCATTGTTTAAATAATAAATCTTCTCCAGCCTATCCTTATCTGCCTTTACTTTAACGAGTTTCATCGTGTCATTTACGAGTGTATTAATCCTATCGTTCGCGTCAGTCAACTTTTGTTTGCTTTCGGTCGATTGCTCAAGCAAGTATTCCCTGACACTATTGTTTTGCACGATCGCTTGGAGTTCAATCTCTTTCGCATTATTATAGATTACTGTTCTTCTGTCTAATAGTTCACTGTATGTCTGTTGCATGTCTTTTAAAAAGTAAAAGAAAACACCGCAAGTTGCAGCAAACAGAACGGCAATTGTTAAAAAAGAACCTACGAGCTTTTTTCTTAACGTGAGTTTCATACTTCACCTCTTATAAATTTCTGTTGCTAAAAATAACCGGACAATTTAGCACAACGATAAGATGATCATCCTGCTTAGAGACACCTTTTATTAACGAATCCTCTTTTGAACGAAAACTTCCAGGTGATTGTATGGAATCTGCATCAATGTCAATAACATCCGTTGCGGCTTCCGTTAATAGTCCTAATAGGTTTTCTTCGTTCTGCAAAATAACAATTCTAGTCTGTTCTATAATTTCAGTCTTTCCTTTGCCGATCAGCTGTCCAAAATCAATAATCGGAATAACGTTTTCTCTTAAATGAATGATTCCTAATACGTCTGTTGGCATCTCTGGCATCGGGGTTATGTCCAGAACGCGCTCGATCGAGGCGACATGTTCGATCGGAAGTCCATATTGTTCAACCCCAGCTGCTATTACAACAATCTTTAAAGTTTGAGTGCTAAGTGACATCTCACTTGCTCCTTTTCTAGGTATTTCTTCATTAAACAATAGTCATAAGTCCTCACTCTTTTTATCGGTTAAGAATTTCAAATGTTTTAGTTTCAAAATGATAATAAAACTACTAGTCTTTTTTAGAGTTTCTTAGCTTATCTTTCCTCAATAAAAAAACACCTGAGCAATATCTGCTCAGGCCATCTTCTTACTTATCTTTTTAATTCTACATTCTCTACCGTATTCGGCGGAATCGTTACTTGCACCTCTACAAACTGTTTGGAACCATATAATTGTGTTTCAACTATATTACCCACAGAAGGAGTGTAGCTGCCTTGTTTCATATAGAATGGGATATTTACAGTCAAAGATTTATTTAAACGATTCGTAACTGTAGCTGTTTGGGTAACTTGAGATCCATCGTTCGGCATTTGAAACTTATTTTCAAATGAAACTACTCCAGCTGACGTATTTCCATTTTGATATACTGGCATTGATCTATCTGGACCTTCATATACGTATGAATTGAATTTATTATTAGCTGCATTCTTCTCAAACAAACGATAGCCTACCCATGGTTTAGCTGATAATTCAATAGAGGCAGTCGTGGAATACAAAATACCGTCTTGCTCTGTAATGTTATCGATGTGCGTATGTCCATGCAGAGATATATTAACGTTGTTCTGCTTCATTACATCAATCAGTTCATGAGATCCTTCACCGTGCCATTGCTGATCGTATTTAATACCGAGCGCCTCACCTTTTAAGAGCGTTGTTAAATGCTGCGGATCATGCTTAGCATCGTATTCTTTCCAATACTCGTTTACATGCGGATCTGTTGAAGGCCATATTTCACGATCACGCCATAACGGATTATGGTGAGAAAATAATCCCCTTACTTGTTCAGGTTGTGCACTAGATTTGTTATCTGCTAGATCTTTTTTAATCCATTCCATCTGCTCATCACGTATCTGTCCACCCCAAGTAGGAACAGATACGGACCCGTGGCCTTGTCTATCAAACTTGTGCCAATCGAAAGAGTTGTATCCGATCATGTGAGCATATGGTCCATAATCAAATGAGAAATATTGGGGACCAAAATATTGTTCCCAATACTTAGCTCCATCAGTTAGTGTAGCATCTTGTGCATAATAATCATGGTTCCCTGGGACGATATACACAGGAACATCAAACTGCTTCAGCATGCGGTATGTTTCTTCATATTCATAGATATATTCTTTCGGATTCATCTGACCATACATCAAATCACCAGTCATCACCACAAAATCTGGTTTTAACAAATTCACTTGTTTAATCGTTTTTTGGAGATATAACCAACGCTTCGTTCGATCTGGATGCCACAATCCAGCTTCAGTAATATTAGCTGGATCTGCAATATTGCGGGGAGAGCCAACATGAATATCTGTTAGATGCATAAATTTAAATTGTTTCTTGAACTCTTTAACTACCTTAACCGAGTTTGGTTCATCATCTGTAATACGAGTTCCATTCCCGGTATAAGAAACTTTCAAATCAAATAACTCTTCTGGAACCTCATCTGGAATTTGTACCGTAACTTCATAAATTGAAGAGCTATCCTTCCAATAAGAAGATCCTTTTTGCACATTTTTCACAGGAAGAGTAAATGTTCCATCAATATTGGCTGTTTCAGTTGGATTTAAAGAAACTTCCCATCCTGCAGGTTCTTTATCTTTTGTATCTACCTTAATCGTCAAATCAGATCCATTCTTTTTTATTGCTGGAGTTGACATAAGTGGATAAATAATATGATCTACTTTTGGATCTAGTGCTATATTAGGTACTTTATCCAAATAGTTTTCAGTGTTTCCAATCCCACCATCTTGTTTGTCTATACCAGACAAGAAGGCATGTGCTTGTCCAGCAGGTATCGTTAAAGCACCCGAGATAACAAGCGCTGTAAACTTCATTTTCCAATTCATGTGTTACTCTCCCTTCAAAATAACTTGCATCTTGAAAGTAACAGCACAACGTAAATTTCATGTAACAGCACATTAAACTTTTTATGAAACAGTTATTCTACTATATCTCTTCTAGTCTCTTTCTTGCTTCATTTTCTTCAAAGGAACTAAAAACGCGATAATCATTTTGATCAAGGATTCGGAAATGCTGACTAATCACATTCTGCTGAAGCCGATACCCTTTACGTGAATCTACTTCTTTCCACCAGACATGACCACCCCATGTTTTCTCTTTAGAGCTTGCTACATATTCGTGGACGACTAGTTCCATAACATCAAGTGGATTTCCCCCTAGGGCATGGTTAAGAATGTCAGAATTCCTAAAAAGTGCACACATAGCAACGATTACAGTCCAGCTCGCTTTGATTCTTTCTTTTTCGATCTGCACTAACGTTTTCTTTGAAATCCCTAATATATCGGCCATCTTGTCTTGTGTATATCCAAGTTCTGTTCGAACAAGTTTGATCTTACCTGTTAACAAGTCCACAATTTCATCTTGCGTCATAATAAGAAATTCTCCTTTTTATCCTTTTAGGAACATTTTACACAAAAAAACTCCTTTCAACAAAATGAAAGGAGCTTCAGCTATACGTATAAGGTTCCCAATGAGCGAGATCATAGAGCCCAGAATTAATTCGTGTGCTCTCCGCTTCCAACAGTGAAACCAATTCAATAGGAAGTTCACTATGATGATGGGCTAAGTTCATCTCATCGTTTGGGGATGAGATCAAGACTGTGAATAATTTCTTATTTTCCATGTTCATTCCATGAACGTGAATATAATTTAAATCCTTTACTCGATAGACAAAAAAGATACGGTATTTATTCAACTCTCCCACACTCCCTTAGGAACAGTGTGGTCGGATTTTCCATACATTAAACCTTATTATGGTGAAGACGGTGCAGTTGGAAGTTCGATCTCGACTTTCGTTCCTTCATTCTCAACCGAAGAAAATTGAATCGCTCCGCCGTGTTCTTCAATGATCTTAAAACACACCATCAACCCTAAGCCTGTACCCTTTTCCTTTG encodes:
- a CDS encoding chemotaxis protein CheW, with protein sequence MSLSTQTLKIVVIAAGVEQYGLPIEHVASIERVLDITPMPEMPTDVLGIIHLRENVIPIIDFGQLIGKGKTEIIEQTRIVILQNEENLLGLLTEAATDVIDIDADSIQSPGSFRSKEDSLIKGVSKQDDHLIVVLNCPVIFSNRNL
- a CDS encoding metallophosphoesterase: MNWKMKFTALVISGALTIPAGQAHAFLSGIDKQDGGIGNTENYLDKVPNIALDPKVDHIIYPLMSTPAIKKNGSDLTIKVDTKDKEPAGWEVSLNPTETANIDGTFTLPVKNVQKGSSYWKDSSSIYEVTVQIPDEVPEELFDLKVSYTGNGTRITDDEPNSVKVVKEFKKQFKFMHLTDIHVGSPRNIADPANITEAGLWHPDRTKRWLYLQKTIKQVNLLKPDFVVMTGDLMYGQMNPKEYIYEYEETYRMLKQFDVPVYIVPGNHDYYAQDATLTDGAKYWEQYFGPQYFSFDYGPYAHMIGYNSFDWHKFDRQGHGSVSVPTWGGQIRDEQMEWIKKDLADNKSSAQPEQVRGLFSHHNPLWRDREIWPSTDPHVNEYWKEYDAKHDPQHLTTLLKGEALGIKYDQQWHGEGSHELIDVMKQNNVNISLHGHTHIDNITEQDGILYSTTASIELSAKPWVGYRLFEKNAANNKFNSYVYEGPDRSMPVYQNGNTSAGVVSFENKFQMPNDGSQVTQTATVTNRLNKSLTVNIPFYMKQGSYTPSVGNIVETQLYGSKQFVEVQVTIPPNTVENVELKR
- a CDS encoding BsuPI-related putative proteinase inhibitor codes for the protein MIKGRINNWHVILIILCISIVITGCGNNDSQNQSEGREQPVIGDGKKDEKKQSPKDGKEERSGQDGQNGIVAGSIESTINVQEQQNAKGILFRYELKNQTEKEKVFQFSSSQKFDYVIKDKNGKVVYQYSKNHMFMQVLSSLKLKQADVFKQDILVNNLEPGSYTLEVWLTPTGETEDYRQKITFNWN
- a CDS encoding ATP-dependent Clp protease ATP-binding subunit, whose amino-acid sequence is MRCEQCEVNPATIQMSISMNKEKKQFVLCSNCYHKVKQEMTTGGGMNMNFSSFDDIFQQMMNGQAFADQANDQHHQQTQKGKRGGGGFLDKFGRNLTDAAKAGIIDPVIGRDQEVRRVIEILNRRTKNNPVLIGEPGVGKTAIAEGLATKIVEGNVPAKLLNKEVYLLDVASLVADTGVRGQFEERMKQLIAELQKRKNVILFVDEVHQIVGAGSAEGSMDAGNILKPALARGELQMVGATTLKEYRQIEKDAALERRFQPVIVNEPTTDEAFEILKGLASRYEDYHQVKFTEEALKACVTLSHRYIQDRFLPDKAIDLMDEAGSKSNLQHITIEKSSIEERLEELVKEKEKAAADENYELAAKLRQEELVLDEKLKTQEEDKKAAIVQVEDIQHIVEQKTGIPVRKLQSDEQSKMKELASKLSAQVIGQNEAVEKVAKAIRRSRAGLKTKKRPIGSFLFVGPTGVGKTELTKTLAKELFGDEESMIRLDMSEYMEKHAVSKLIGSPPGYVGHEEAGQLTEQIRRKPYSILLLDEIEKAHPDVQHMFLQIMEDGRLTDSQGRTVSFKDTVIIMTSNAGSAVKQTKKLGFNTEEVEKETQILDSLGGYFKPEFLNRFDSIVQFQSLKEEHLVKIVDLMLQELADQLQDQNISITVTSAAKQKLAKLGYHPAFGARPLRRIIQEHIEDKIADVLLDDENIEKLTVNVAEGQIVVKKA
- a CDS encoding methyl-accepting chemotaxis protein; amino-acid sequence: MKLTLRKKLVGSFLTIAVLFAATCGVFFYFLKDMQQTYSELLDRRTVIYNNAKEIELQAIVQNNSVREYLLEQSTESKQKLTDANDRINTLVNDTMKLVKVKADKDRLEKIYYLNNDYKTESDRVLQNSMSNMEAANEYAKSTLFPLGRDMRAVTEEMGKRQANLMAEGRVVVADEEKFVVSLITILGIVIVVAALVIGYTISLMISRPVVRMSNMLNDIADGDLTMDPISVKNKDEIGMLADGINHMGTNLAALIRQVRATAEQVAASSEELTASAEQTSMATEQIATTIGEVAGGSQEQVRTVDDIVEAMNQLSAGIQQIAVSMQNMSEASARSMQVAEGGNDTIQKTMSQMDAIHTSMDSTSQVVKDLGEQSQEITNIVDVITDIAGQTNLLALNAAIEAARAGEQGRGFAVVADEVRKLAEQSSASASQIGQLISSIQELTEKAVDAMKNGAIEVNDGRELVYQSGEAFKSLYDTVAEVSGQVSDISAATEQMTASTEHVVGSIDVISSMAETAASSTQEVSASAEEQLASMEEISSSSNALSQLAEEMNEAINKFKV
- a CDS encoding YbjQ family protein, translated to MIVVTTENIKGYEVKEVKGSAFGVVVRARGIGGDIMAGLRGIMGGEIKEYTSMLEDARKQAVDRMVKNATEMGGNAIIMMRFDSGEMGNNMSEIVAYGTVVVIEKQ
- a CDS encoding putative holin-like toxin, with the translated sequence MGMTVFEAMSLMIGFSMLVLTIIRSKDDS
- a CDS encoding FAD-linked oxidase C-terminal domain-containing protein, which codes for MQKITSEKRATQNETILWQHSHDESYHHPVSPDVVVYPISSDEISSILKFANENKIPVVPYGAGSSLEGHCIPIKGGITLNFQEMNEVLEIRPDDFLVKVQPGVTRTQLNLALKKFGLFFPVDPGADATIGGMAATNASGTTSVKYGIMRDQVRNLQVVLADGQVIQTGGMAAKSSAGYHLTSMFVGSEGTLGVFTEITLKVYGIPESVLAARCTFPSVQTAVEAASAVLGSGTEIARMELVDERSIVQVNHNSDTSYTEAPTLFLEFQGNPASVTYEASLTKELLESFGGLEWTEERDSKARAKLWEARHHLAYAFKHGYPGKSMMFTDVCLPLSELSGAIVHARETMDEVGVPGAVLGHVGDGNFHAILMYDGSILEEREKADTVNARIVDHALQKGGTCTGEHGIGIGKAKYLAKEHADTLPIMLAIKKQLDPNDILNPGKIII